From Anaerotignum faecicola, the proteins below share one genomic window:
- a CDS encoding DJ-1/PfpI family protein, with translation MKKVCIFLSEGFEEVEAITVIDLLRRAKIEVVIISISENVQITGRSGIKVLTDHTMRELDISNCDGIILPGGMPGTENLYSDKKLCESIVKFNNEGKLIAAICAAPVIFGRLGLLNGRRACCYPGMESELTGAVIEENSVASDGNIITSKGVGTAIDFSKALIEYLAGIEKAREVMESIVYKNGCNI, from the coding sequence TTGAAAAAAGTTTGTATATTTTTATCTGAAGGATTTGAGGAAGTTGAAGCAATTACTGTAATAGATTTGCTGCGCCGGGCTAAAATTGAGGTTGTAATAATTTCAATAAGTGAAAACGTACAAATTACGGGAAGAAGCGGAATAAAAGTTTTAACAGATCACACAATGCGTGAGTTAGACATATCGAATTGTGACGGAATTATACTTCCGGGAGGAATGCCGGGAACAGAAAACCTTTATTCAGATAAAAAATTATGCGAGAGTATTGTCAAATTCAATAATGAAGGCAAGCTTATTGCGGCAATCTGTGCGGCTCCCGTAATTTTCGGCAGGCTTGGTTTGCTGAACGGAAGGCGCGCATGCTGTTACCCGGGAATGGAAAGCGAACTTACAGGAGCCGTAATAGAAGAAAACAGTGTTGCTTCAGACGGGAATATAATAACTTCAAAGGGAGTAGGAACGGCAATAGATTTTTCCAAAGCTTTGATTGAGTATTTAGCCGGAATAGAAAAAGCACGGGAAGTAATGGAAAGCATTGTATATAAAAACGGCTGCAACATTTAG
- a CDS encoding CYTH domain-containing protein codes for MEIEKKYLTKKVPFSLEGFKKAEISQCYISTEPVIRLRNHSGKYMLTVKGDGLISREELELNITKEQYERLIKKSETSIVIKTRYYIPLKCGLTAELDVYHSQLDGLITTEVEFSSLEEMETFAPPRWFGIDISDNKMYKNSYLAIHGRPAYK; via the coding sequence ATGGAAATCGAAAAAAAATATTTGACAAAAAAAGTACCTTTTTCTCTTGAAGGCTTCAAAAAAGCTGAAATCTCCCAATGCTATATCTCAACCGAACCGGTTATAAGGCTGAGAAATCACAGCGGTAAATATATGCTTACTGTAAAAGGCGACGGGCTTATCTCTCGTGAAGAACTTGAACTTAACATTACAAAAGAACAATATGAGCGCCTAATAAAAAAATCCGAAACATCCATTGTCATTAAAACAAGGTATTATATACCGCTTAAATGCGGTCTTACAGCCGAGCTTGACGTTTACCACTCGCAGCTTGACGGCCTTATTACCACGGAAGTTGAATTTTCCAGTTTAGAAGAAATGGAAACATTCGCGCCGCCACGTTGGTTCGGCATTGACATATCAGACAATAAAATGTATAAAAATTCATATTTAGCAATCCACGGCCGCCCTGCCTATAAGTAA
- the spo0A gene encoding sporulation transcription factor Spo0A → MNQNRIKVLIADDNKDFCDVIKNHLNSKDDIEVVAVAYDGTEAFKLINETHPDIALIDSIMPRLDGLGLLDKLNQSQIAKRPICIILSSLSQEKISNRAFELGADYYILKPFDMESLVNRIRQFRQTPAQTQQAPSAIAAEPVRADLTNAYNLETKVTNILHEIGVPAHIRGYHYMREAIIMSVNDMDVLNYITKELYPSIAKKCNTTPSRVERAIRHAIEVAWNRGKIDAIDSLFGYTINNHKGKPTNSEFIALIADRLRLEQKAS, encoded by the coding sequence TTGAATCAAAACAGAATAAAAGTATTAATTGCAGATGATAATAAGGATTTTTGCGATGTGATTAAAAACCACCTTAACAGCAAGGACGATATTGAAGTGGTAGCCGTTGCTTATGACGGGACAGAGGCATTCAAACTGATTAATGAAACCCATCCCGATATAGCCCTTATCGACAGTATTATGCCGCGCCTCGACGGTCTTGGACTTTTAGATAAGCTTAATCAAAGCCAAATCGCAAAAAGGCCGATTTGTATAATACTTTCTTCTTTAAGCCAAGAAAAAATATCAAACCGCGCATTTGAACTTGGCGCCGACTACTACATACTTAAACCTTTTGACATGGAATCCCTTGTAAACAGGATCCGCCAATTCAGGCAAACGCCGGCACAAACTCAACAGGCCCCTTCGGCCATTGCTGCGGAACCGGTAAGAGCCGACCTTACAAACGCCTATAACCTTGAAACAAAAGTAACAAATATACTGCATGAAATCGGCGTTCCGGCGCACATAAGAGGATACCACTACATGCGCGAAGCCATTATTATGAGCGTTAACGATATGGATGTATTAAACTATATTACAAAAGAGCTTTACCCTTCCATCGCCAAAAAATGCAACACAACCCCAAGCCGTGTGGAAAGAGCAATTCGCCATGCTATTGAAGTCGCATGGAACAGGGGCAAAATCGACGCTATTGACAGTCTTTTCGGATATACAATTAATAACCATAAAGGCAAACCGACAAACAGCGAATTTATTGCCTTAATTGCCGACAGGCTCAGGCTGGAACAAAAAGCAAGCTAA
- a CDS encoding SIMPL domain-containing protein (The SIMPL domain is named for its presence in mouse protein SIMPL (signalling molecule that associates with mouse pelle-like kinase). Bacterial member BP26, from Brucella, was shown to assemble into a channel-like structure, while YggE from E. coli has been associated with resistance to oxidative stress.) codes for MKKFKSALATCCCAVFLLSVPVFAAETNAREITVNAKGTVYAEPDTAEIVLGVRTVADTSLKAQSENAEIMENVTSALKELGFTENQFRTSDFSIYPDYSNSNSQTITGYTATNTITVTTKDLDNITNVIDAAAKAGANINNGVYFSVENPSQYYGKALELAVANAKTSAEYIAGALNVTIGAPVSVTENGGGYSYETASSKSMAANADMDGGSGASTEIYYDDIEITARLTVVYNY; via the coding sequence ATGAAAAAATTTAAATCTGCTTTAGCCACATGCTGCTGCGCCGTATTTTTATTATCCGTTCCTGTTTTTGCCGCCGAAACCAATGCCCGTGAAATTACAGTTAACGCAAAGGGAACGGTATATGCCGAACCGGACACTGCCGAAATTGTACTTGGCGTAAGGACTGTCGCCGATACGTCTCTTAAGGCGCAAAGCGAAAATGCAGAAATAATGGAAAATGTAACGTCGGCCCTTAAAGAACTGGGTTTTACAGAAAATCAGTTCAGGACAAGCGATTTTTCAATATATCCTGACTATTCAAATTCAAACAGCCAAACCATAACAGGATATACCGCAACAAATACAATTACAGTAACAACAAAAGACCTTGACAATATAACAAACGTAATTGACGCCGCCGCAAAAGCCGGAGCAAACATAAATAACGGCGTATACTTTTCAGTTGAAAATCCATCGCAATATTACGGAAAAGCTCTTGAGCTTGCCGTTGCAAACGCAAAAACCAGCGCCGAATATATAGCCGGAGCCCTCAACGTCACAATAGGTGCGCCTGTAAGCGTAACTGAAAACGGAGGCGGCTACTCTTACGAAACCGCGTCCTCGAAAAGTATGGCGGCAAACGCCGATATGGACGGCGGAAGCGGCGCTTCAACCGAAATCTACTATGACGATATAGAAATAACAGCGCGATTAACAGTAGTATACAACTATTAA
- a CDS encoding acyl-CoA dehydrogenase family protein has product MNFELSEKEALLQKKVREFAEEKLLPGVIERDETSSYPIDLYREMVDMGLIGLPYEKEYGGQGGNYLDYAIAVKEISRVDASLGISFSVCTSLYGGSVYNSANEEQKKKFLKPVLEGGALGSFGLTEPNAGSDAGGCVTVAEKKGDHYVLNGAKCFTTNGPLCDYIAVYALTQPELKSKGLSLFLVEKGTPGFTIGKVENKMGIRAAQVSETIFTDCVVPAENLLGKEGDGFKIAMKTLDGGRIGVAAQGLGIAEGAFEIARKYLMKREQFGKPLYKNQYLAFKMAELECVIDQARLMLYKAAMDKSEGRPYSIAAAKAKLLCTNAAMQVTTEAVQMLGGNGFMKDYHVERMMRDAKITQIYEGTNEIQKLIISGALFK; this is encoded by the coding sequence ATGAACTTTGAGTTATCGGAAAAAGAAGCGCTTTTACAGAAAAAAGTAAGGGAATTTGCGGAAGAAAAATTACTGCCGGGCGTAATTGAAAGGGATGAAACAAGTTCTTATCCTATTGATCTTTACAGGGAAATGGTTGATATGGGACTTATCGGGCTTCCATATGAGAAGGAATACGGCGGACAGGGCGGAAACTACCTTGATTATGCTATTGCCGTAAAAGAGATTTCAAGGGTAGACGCGTCTTTGGGAATTAGTTTTTCCGTATGCACTTCGCTTTACGGCGGCAGCGTTTACAACTCTGCAAACGAAGAACAGAAAAAGAAATTCCTGAAACCTGTGCTTGAAGGCGGAGCTTTGGGATCGTTCGGTCTTACGGAGCCGAATGCGGGCAGCGACGCCGGAGGATGCGTAACCGTTGCGGAAAAGAAAGGCGACCATTATGTGCTTAACGGTGCTAAGTGCTTTACAACAAACGGGCCGTTGTGCGATTATATCGCAGTTTACGCTTTAACACAGCCTGAACTTAAATCAAAAGGGCTTTCATTATTCCTTGTTGAAAAAGGAACTCCCGGATTTACAATAGGCAAGGTTGAAAATAAAATGGGAATAAGAGCGGCTCAGGTTTCCGAAACGATATTTACGGACTGTGTTGTTCCGGCGGAAAATCTTTTGGGAAAAGAAGGCGACGGATTTAAAATCGCCATGAAAACTCTTGACGGCGGAAGGATTGGAGTTGCAGCGCAGGGCCTTGGAATTGCGGAGGGCGCTTTTGAAATAGCAAGAAAATATCTTATGAAGAGGGAACAGTTTGGAAAACCTCTTTATAAAAACCAGTACCTTGCTTTTAAAATGGCGGAACTTGAATGTGTTATTGATCAGGCAAGGCTTATGCTTTATAAAGCCGCCATGGACAAATCGGAAGGAAGGCCGTATTCGATTGCCGCTGCAAAAGCAAAGCTTCTGTGTACAAACGCCGCAATGCAGGTTACTACCGAGGCAGTCCAGATGCTTGGCGGCAACGGATTTATGAAAGATTACCATGTTGAAAGAATGATGCGCGACGCTAAGATTACGCAGATTTATGAAGGCACAAACGAAATTCAAAAGCTTATTATCAGCGGCGCATTGTTTAAATAA